Proteins from one Staphylococcus sp. IVB6214 genomic window:
- a CDS encoding ZIP family metal transporter has protein sequence MLNYIADSPPFIQALVAGLITWLLTALGAATVFLFKTVNQKILSSMQGFAAGIMIAASFWSLLQPAIESSSDSTYPWLPAAIGFLLGGVFIRSLDYVIPHMHRNAQDRSQKVEGVETGLSKNTLLFLAITLHNIPEGLAIGVAFGGVATGNEHATLLGALGLAIGIGIQNIPEGAALSLPMHAAGQSKWKSFNYGQGSALVEPVFATIGAAAVLIVTPMLPYALAFAAGAMIFVVVEELIPDSQSGENTDLATLSLMLGFTIMMILDVALG, from the coding sequence ATGTTGAATTACATTGCCGACAGCCCACCGTTTATTCAGGCACTTGTTGCTGGACTTATCACTTGGTTATTAACTGCACTAGGGGCTGCTACGGTATTTTTATTTAAAACCGTCAACCAGAAAATACTTAGTTCTATGCAAGGATTTGCAGCAGGTATTATGATTGCAGCCAGTTTCTGGTCATTATTACAACCCGCTATCGAAAGCAGCTCGGATAGTACATATCCATGGCTACCTGCTGCAATCGGCTTTTTACTCGGCGGTGTGTTTATCCGTTCATTAGATTACGTTATTCCCCACATGCACCGCAATGCGCAAGACCGCTCACAAAAAGTAGAAGGTGTCGAAACAGGGCTCAGTAAGAATACATTACTTTTTCTAGCAATTACACTGCATAATATCCCTGAAGGGCTTGCCATCGGCGTTGCTTTTGGTGGCGTCGCAACAGGCAACGAACATGCAACGTTACTCGGTGCACTTGGACTTGCCATCGGAATTGGGATTCAAAACATTCCAGAAGGTGCTGCACTCTCACTTCCAATGCATGCTGCAGGACAGTCGAAATGGAAATCTTTTAACTATGGACAAGGATCTGCACTTGTCGAGCCTGTCTTTGCTACCATTGGTGCAGCAGCCGTGTTAATCGTCACACCTATGTTACCGTATGCGCTCGCATTTGCGGCAGGTGCCATGATATTCGTTGTTGTTGAAGAACTTATTCCCGATTCACAATCAGGGGAAAATACCGACCTTGCCACTTTAAGTTTGATGCTCGGTTTTACGATTATGATGATATTAGACGTTGCCTTAGGATAA
- a CDS encoding ABC-F family ATP-binding cassette domain-containing protein: MAAYKIEHLNKSFADKVIFDDLEFAVSDKERVGLVGINGTGKSSLLKVIAGMDEDFDGEATHPKQYRIRYASQQHYLDEEMTVYDVVYSADTETLKAIKRYELATVQYAEQQTDKALDEMMAAQSDMDMLAAWDYSAEIKTILSKLGIHDTTKRIGELSGGQQKRVVLARTLIEQPDLLLLDEPTNHLDFESIHWLINFVKSYPKTVVFVTHYRYFLNEVSTRIVELQNGKLSSYPGNYETYIEMRAEQEAVMVKQQTKQRALFKQELAWMRAGVKARTTKQQARQDRFKELEEQVKSHHTQEKGSLNLAHSRLGKQVFELDQVGKSINGRKLFDGLTTIIQKGVQIGIVGENGAGKTTLLNILAGEDTDFDGVLKVGQTVKVAYFKQTDERLNQDVRMIDFLREEQEVAKQKDGTTISVTQLLEQFLFPTQTHGKKVYKLSGGEQKRLYLLRLLVHQPNVLLLDEPTNDLDTETLTILEDYIQTFGGTVITVSHDRYFLDKVVDYYWYIHDGQVDMILGRFEDYLAYKKEQETAVEVQEKPVDTPVKKPKKRGLSYKEKREYELLMTRIDEAEIRLAEIDEEMIAAQADYTKIHTLNEEKVTLETQYEADIARWSELEEIMEQ; this comes from the coding sequence ATGGCGGCGTATAAAATTGAGCATTTAAATAAATCATTTGCTGACAAAGTGATATTTGACGACTTAGAATTTGCAGTTTCTGATAAAGAACGTGTCGGTTTAGTAGGCATCAATGGGACGGGAAAGAGTTCTTTACTAAAAGTGATTGCCGGCATGGATGAAGACTTTGATGGGGAAGCGACACATCCAAAACAGTATCGCATTCGCTATGCATCTCAACAGCATTATTTAGATGAAGAAATGACTGTGTACGATGTGGTTTATAGTGCTGATACTGAGACGCTAAAAGCGATTAAGCGATATGAGTTGGCAACTGTACAATATGCTGAACAACAAACAGACAAAGCGTTAGATGAAATGATGGCAGCACAATCGGACATGGATATGTTAGCAGCATGGGATTATAGTGCGGAAATTAAGACCATTTTATCAAAGTTAGGTATACATGATACGACGAAGCGTATCGGCGAACTATCAGGTGGACAACAAAAGCGTGTGGTTCTAGCGAGAACCCTTATTGAACAACCTGACTTACTGTTGTTAGATGAGCCGACTAACCATTTGGACTTCGAATCAATCCATTGGCTGATTAACTTTGTAAAGTCGTATCCGAAAACGGTTGTATTTGTGACACATTATCGTTATTTCTTAAACGAAGTATCTACCCGCATCGTTGAGTTACAAAATGGTAAACTGTCTTCGTATCCAGGTAATTATGAGACGTATATAGAGATGCGTGCAGAACAAGAAGCGGTAATGGTTAAACAACAAACAAAACAGCGTGCGTTATTCAAACAAGAATTGGCGTGGATGCGTGCAGGTGTTAAAGCACGAACAACGAAACAACAAGCCCGCCAAGACCGTTTCAAAGAGCTGGAAGAACAGGTGAAGTCACATCATACACAAGAAAAAGGCTCATTGAATTTGGCGCATTCAAGACTAGGAAAACAAGTGTTTGAATTGGATCAAGTTGGCAAGTCAATTAATGGGCGTAAGCTTTTTGATGGTCTAACAACAATTATTCAAAAAGGGGTACAAATCGGTATCGTTGGAGAAAACGGAGCAGGTAAAACAACGCTGCTCAATATTCTAGCGGGGGAAGATACTGACTTCGATGGTGTGTTAAAAGTAGGACAAACGGTCAAGGTTGCTTATTTTAAGCAAACGGATGAACGCTTAAACCAAGATGTTCGTATGATTGACTTTTTACGTGAAGAACAGGAAGTGGCAAAACAAAAAGATGGTACGACCATTTCTGTCACTCAGTTGTTAGAGCAATTTTTATTTCCAACACAAACACATGGCAAGAAGGTCTATAAGTTGTCGGGCGGCGAACAAAAGCGACTGTATTTACTGCGCTTGCTCGTGCATCAGCCGAATGTGTTGTTGTTAGATGAACCGACGAATGATTTGGATACTGAGACATTGACGATATTAGAAGATTATATTCAGACCTTTGGTGGCACAGTGATTACCGTCAGTCATGACCGCTACTTTTTGGATAAAGTTGTTGACTATTATTGGTATATTCATGATGGTCAAGTAGATATGATACTTGGACGTTTTGAAGACTACTTAGCATACAAAAAAGAACAAGAAACAGCTGTTGAAGTACAAGAAAAGCCAGTTGATACACCAGTTAAAAAACCTAAAAAACGTGGTTTATCTTATAAAGAGAAACGTGAATATGAACTGTTAATGACGAGAATCGATGAAGCAGAAATACGTTTAGCAGAGATTGATGAAGAGATGATTGCAGCGCAGGCAGATTATACGAAGATTCATACATTAAATGAAGAAAAAGTAACATTGGAAACGCAATATGAAGCAGATATTGCGCGTTGGAGCGAATTAGAAGAAATTATGGAACAGTAA
- the recQ gene encoding DNA helicase RecQ produces the protein MEEVLSHYFGYQKFRPGQREIISYVLDGQHTLGVLPTGGGKSLCYQVPGLKQSGTTLVISPLISLMKDQVDQLKTMGVSAAYLNSSQSMKEQQEIEAQLRAGVIKFLYVAPERLEQPRFVALLRRLSIALVAFDEAHCISKWGHDFRPSYQAVIDTVLALPQQFAIVALTATATTEVQQDIMQRLHIHPNHVVKTSIKRRNLIFEVNPTYQREKFVIRYIKQHEQNAGIVYCATRKQVETLYNALEDAGISATYYHAGRTAKEREAAQNDFLYDRTRVVVATNAFGMGIDKSNVRFVIHYNMPGDLESYYQEAGRAGRDGLESDCILLFSERDIGLHEYFITSSKADEDYQDKMGEKLTKMIQYTKTKQCLEATLVHYFEPNERLEECGHCSNCIAKNKTYDMTKEAKMIISGVARLNQQETHQTVIQVLRGEQSDYIQHQRFADLSTYGIMKDYTTGELHHLIDEMRFKGFLNAQDDVLMCDDSVKKILKNETRVYTSPFRRKSKEIVKINTVEGVDRKLLEQLMAVRQQLSEKLNVPPINIFTDYTLEEFAKRKPTSKQEMIHIEGVGSYKLKHYCPVFLEAIQTYKV, from the coding sequence ATGGAAGAGGTATTATCGCATTATTTCGGATACCAGAAGTTTAGACCAGGGCAGAGAGAGATTATTTCTTATGTTTTGGATGGACAACATACATTAGGTGTTTTACCAACTGGTGGCGGTAAATCTCTTTGCTATCAAGTACCAGGGCTTAAACAATCTGGTACGACATTGGTGATTAGCCCGTTGATCTCATTGATGAAAGATCAAGTGGATCAACTTAAAACAATGGGCGTTTCTGCAGCCTACTTGAATAGTAGTCAAAGTATGAAGGAACAACAAGAGATTGAAGCACAGTTACGAGCTGGAGTGATTAAGTTTTTATATGTCGCTCCAGAACGTTTGGAACAACCACGTTTTGTCGCTTTATTACGTCGTCTTTCTATCGCACTCGTTGCATTTGATGAAGCGCATTGTATTTCCAAGTGGGGACATGACTTTCGCCCAAGCTATCAAGCGGTGATTGATACAGTCCTTGCCTTACCACAACAATTTGCAATTGTGGCATTGACAGCAACGGCTACAACTGAAGTGCAGCAGGATATTATGCAACGTCTACATATTCATCCGAATCATGTGGTGAAAACGAGTATTAAACGGCGCAACCTTATATTTGAAGTGAATCCAACTTATCAGCGAGAAAAGTTTGTGATTCGCTATATTAAGCAACATGAACAAAATGCTGGCATTGTGTATTGTGCCACTCGAAAACAAGTTGAAACATTGTACAATGCATTAGAAGATGCGGGTATTTCTGCAACTTATTATCATGCAGGACGTACAGCGAAAGAGCGAGAAGCGGCACAGAATGATTTCTTGTACGATCGAACACGCGTGGTTGTGGCGACAAATGCATTTGGTATGGGAATCGACAAGTCAAATGTCCGCTTCGTCATTCATTACAATATGCCAGGAGATTTGGAATCTTACTATCAAGAGGCCGGTCGTGCGGGACGAGATGGTTTAGAAAGTGATTGTATCTTATTATTTAGTGAGCGTGATATCGGGCTGCATGAGTATTTCATCACATCATCTAAGGCGGATGAAGACTACCAAGATAAGATGGGTGAAAAACTGACGAAAATGATTCAATACACTAAGACAAAACAATGCTTAGAAGCAACGCTCGTACATTACTTTGAGCCGAATGAACGTCTTGAAGAGTGTGGTCATTGTAGCAATTGTATCGCCAAAAATAAAACATATGATATGACAAAAGAAGCTAAGATGATTATCAGTGGTGTGGCACGTTTAAATCAACAAGAAACACACCAAACGGTCATACAAGTTTTACGTGGTGAACAATCGGATTATATTCAACACCAAAGATTTGCGGATTTGTCGACATACGGCATTATGAAAGATTATACCACTGGTGAGTTACATCATTTGATAGATGAAATGCGATTCAAAGGTTTTTTGAATGCGCAAGATGATGTTTTAATGTGCGATGATAGTGTCAAAAAAATATTAAAGAATGAGACGCGCGTCTATACATCACCATTCCGCCGAAAATCAAAAGAAATTGTGAAGATTAATACGGTAGAAGGTGTGGACCGTAAACTTCTAGAACAACTAATGGCAGTACGTCAGCAATTAAGCGAAAAGCTGAATGTACCACCTATCAATATTTTTACAGATTATACTTTAGAAGAATTTGCGAAAAGAAAGCCTACTTCCAAACAAGAAATGATTCATATAGAAGGTGTGGGAAGTTACAAGCTGAAGCATTATTGTCCAGTTTTTTTGGAAGCGATACAAACGTATAAAGTATGA
- a CDS encoding ABC transporter ATP-binding protein, producing the protein MIKFENVSKRYGNKTVVDRVNIEVKEGEFFVLIGPSGSGKTTTMKMINRLIDLSEGYIYFKGKPISDYSVYEMRWDMGYVLQQIALFPHMTIRDNIAQVPLMKQWHKQDIDARVDELLDMVGLPPEQFRDRMPSELSGGQRQRVGVVRALAVDPPVILMDEPFSALDPITREKLQDDLLALQSKIKKTIVFVTHDIEEAFKLGDRICLLNQGRVEQIGTPNEFVKAPKNEFVRQFIGNLTSVVLNHFSIGKIVELAGTPVAGNEDNLPLVHRGDAVSDVYRELATHEAIMIEMDGQYWRLTREDIFRFLSQNKVGDAR; encoded by the coding sequence ATGATAAAGTTTGAAAATGTATCAAAAAGATATGGTAACAAAACAGTGGTTGATCGCGTCAATATAGAAGTGAAAGAAGGCGAATTTTTCGTGCTCATCGGTCCTTCTGGTTCGGGCAAGACGACAACGATGAAGATGATTAATCGCTTAATTGACTTATCTGAAGGCTATATTTACTTCAAAGGAAAACCGATCAGTGACTACTCAGTATATGAGATGCGTTGGGACATGGGTTATGTGCTACAACAAATTGCGCTTTTCCCACATATGACAATTCGTGATAATATCGCACAAGTACCATTGATGAAACAATGGCACAAACAGGATATTGATGCACGAGTTGATGAGCTGTTAGATATGGTTGGGTTACCACCCGAGCAGTTTCGAGATCGTATGCCAAGTGAATTGTCAGGCGGACAACGTCAACGTGTAGGTGTTGTGCGTGCTTTGGCAGTCGATCCACCTGTGATTCTTATGGATGAACCGTTTAGCGCGTTAGATCCCATTACGAGAGAAAAACTTCAAGATGACTTATTGGCATTACAAAGTAAAATAAAAAAAACGATCGTTTTTGTGACGCATGATATTGAAGAAGCGTTCAAACTTGGTGATCGTATATGCTTATTGAATCAAGGGCGTGTAGAACAAATTGGTACGCCGAATGAATTTGTCAAAGCACCGAAAAATGAGTTTGTGCGTCAATTTATTGGAAATCTCACAAGTGTCGTACTAAATCACTTCTCTATTGGCAAGATTGTCGAATTGGCAGGTACACCAGTCGCAGGAAATGAAGACAACCTACCACTCGTCCATCGTGGCGATGCAGTGAGTGATGTTTATCGTGAATTAGCGACACATGAAGCGATAATGATTGAGATGGACGGTCAGTATTGGCGTCTCACGAGAGAGGATATTTTCCGTTTCCTATCTCAGAACAAGGTAGGTGACGCACGATGA
- a CDS encoding ABC transporter permease/substrate-binding protein gives MNTFITTLSERKGELFGALLEHIELSFIALLIAVLIGVPLGILLTKTPKLSEPIINVAAVLQTIPSLALLGLMIPLFGIGTVPAVIALVIYALLPILRNTYTGIVGVDASLIEAAKGIGMKPARRLLRVELPLAMPVIMAGVRTAMVLIIGTATLAALIGAGGLGDLILLGIDRNNTSLILIGAIPAALLAIAFDIILRVLSQVSYRRMMITLAAILVVMLSVSLAPMFAQKDDKITIAGKLGTEPSIITNMYKLLIEEKTDYTVDVKDGMGKTTFLFNALNADEIDGYLEFTGTVLGELTKESPKSNDEMEVYNQAKTSLESKHDMTLLKPMKYNNTYALAVKKSFAEEHDLKTISDLKRVENEIKPGFTLEFNDREDGYPKVQKAYDLNFNQVKTMEPKLRYQAVEKGDINLIDAYSTDAELKQYDMVVLEDDQQVFPPYQGAPLFKQAFLDEHPEVASALNELDGKITDEEMQDMNYRVAEKGERPYDVAKAYLKKQHLID, from the coding sequence ATGAATACATTTATTACAACACTGTCCGAACGTAAAGGTGAACTGTTCGGAGCATTGCTTGAGCATATTGAACTGTCATTTATTGCGTTATTAATCGCTGTGCTTATTGGCGTACCACTCGGTATTTTATTGACGAAGACGCCAAAGTTATCTGAGCCAATTATCAATGTAGCGGCAGTTCTTCAGACGATTCCATCACTGGCCTTGCTCGGCTTAATGATTCCATTGTTTGGGATTGGTACCGTACCAGCAGTGATTGCATTAGTGATCTATGCGTTATTGCCAATTCTTCGCAATACGTATACTGGGATTGTCGGTGTAGATGCATCTCTTATAGAAGCAGCGAAGGGAATTGGTATGAAGCCAGCACGTCGGTTACTACGTGTTGAACTCCCACTTGCGATGCCTGTCATTATGGCTGGTGTGCGTACAGCGATGGTCTTAATCATCGGAACGGCAACGTTAGCTGCACTTATCGGTGCGGGTGGATTAGGTGACTTAATCTTGCTTGGTATTGACCGTAACAATACATCACTCATCTTAATAGGTGCCATTCCAGCTGCATTATTAGCGATTGCATTTGACATTATTTTACGTGTGCTGAGTCAAGTCTCTTATCGTCGAATGATGATTACACTTGCAGCAATACTTGTCGTGATGTTAAGTGTGTCATTAGCACCGATGTTTGCACAAAAAGATGATAAGATTACCATTGCAGGAAAGTTAGGAACAGAGCCGTCAATTATTACGAATATGTATAAATTGTTGATTGAAGAAAAAACGGATTATACAGTTGATGTTAAAGATGGCATGGGAAAAACAACATTCTTATTTAATGCGTTAAATGCAGATGAAATTGATGGTTACCTAGAATTTACTGGTACTGTATTAGGTGAGTTGACAAAAGAATCACCGAAATCAAATGACGAGATGGAAGTCTATAATCAAGCGAAAACAAGCTTAGAGTCGAAGCATGATATGACTTTACTCAAACCTATGAAATATAACAATACGTATGCTTTAGCAGTGAAAAAATCATTTGCTGAAGAACATGACTTGAAAACAATCAGTGATTTGAAGCGGGTTGAAAATGAAATTAAACCAGGCTTTACATTAGAATTTAATGACCGTGAAGACGGCTACCCTAAAGTGCAGAAAGCCTATGATTTGAACTTTAATCAAGTAAAAACGATGGAACCGAAGTTACGATATCAAGCCGTAGAAAAAGGTGACATTAACTTGATTGATGCTTACTCAACGGATGCAGAATTAAAACAGTATGATATGGTAGTCTTAGAAGACGATCAGCAAGTCTTCCCTCCTTATCAAGGAGCGCCGTTATTTAAACAAGCATTTCTTGATGAACATCCTGAAGTGGCTTCTGCATTAAATGAACTTGATGGTAAAATTACAGATGAAGAAATGCAAGACATGAATTATCGTGTTGCTGAAAAAGGGGAGCGCCCTTATGATGTTGCAAAAGCTTATTTGAAAAAACAACATTTAATTGATTAA
- the hisC gene encoding histidinol-phosphate transaminase, whose translation MKSQISQLRAYTPGLSPEALKKKLGITGELHKLASNENVYGPSPKAKEAVKAHVDDLFLYPEPNAPLLQEAIAAHYDVAPEQVVFGSGLDEMIVIISRTVIRSGDKVVTSEGTFGQYFHNAVVEDANFVQVPLRDGAFDLDAIADVVDEETALVWICNPNNPTGTYHNAEAIEAFIQKVPSHVTILFDEAYAEYVTADDYPDTIEFMKKYNNIAMLRTFSKAYGLAGLRIGYIVAATPLAEQLNVIRPPFNTTRLSEQAALAAFKDQAYLKETVALNQIEREKFVKLNTTLKLYPTQTNFIFVETDRVAELDEALLKAGIIARAFPNGVRITFGFPEQNEVIRQVLSEF comes from the coding sequence ATGAAGTCACAAATATCACAGTTACGTGCATACACGCCGGGCTTATCACCAGAGGCTTTGAAGAAAAAATTAGGAATTACGGGTGAATTACATAAACTCGCTTCAAATGAGAATGTCTATGGGCCATCACCAAAAGCGAAAGAGGCAGTCAAAGCGCATGTGGATGACTTATTTTTATATCCAGAACCCAATGCACCACTCTTACAAGAAGCGATTGCGGCACATTATGATGTTGCACCAGAACAAGTTGTGTTTGGTTCGGGTTTAGATGAAATGATTGTCATCATCTCTCGAACTGTGATTCGTTCAGGAGACAAGGTAGTCACAAGTGAAGGGACGTTCGGTCAATACTTCCATAATGCAGTTGTTGAAGATGCGAATTTTGTTCAAGTGCCATTACGAGATGGGGCATTTGACTTAGATGCAATTGCGGATGTCGTTGATGAAGAGACAGCGCTTGTGTGGATTTGTAATCCGAATAACCCAACAGGAACGTATCACAATGCAGAAGCGATTGAAGCATTTATCCAAAAAGTACCATCTCATGTGACCATTTTGTTTGATGAAGCTTATGCGGAGTATGTGACAGCAGATGACTATCCAGATACGATTGAGTTTATGAAGAAGTATAACAACATTGCGATGTTACGCACATTTTCTAAAGCATATGGCTTAGCAGGACTGCGTATTGGATATATTGTTGCAGCGACGCCTTTAGCAGAGCAGCTTAATGTTATTCGTCCACCGTTCAACACTACACGATTATCTGAACAAGCGGCACTTGCTGCCTTCAAAGATCAAGCATATTTAAAAGAAACAGTCGCCTTGAATCAAATAGAACGTGAAAAGTTTGTAAAACTGAATACAACCTTGAAATTATACCCAACACAAACAAACTTTATCTTTGTAGAAACCGATCGTGTGGCTGAGTTAGACGAAGCATTGTTGAAAGCTGGTATCATTGCACGTGCCTTTCCAAATGGTGTGCGTATTACGTTTGGATTCCCTGAACAAAATGAGGTGATTCGACAAGTGCTTTCTGAATTTTAA
- a CDS encoding 5'(3')-deoxyribonucleotidase produces MRESIGIDMDEVLADTFGAILDEFNERTQLGITIEQIMGKKIYDIMPEHKKVIREILEADGFFGRLPVIKDAQEVVEKLTEKYDVYIVTAAMDVPTSFHDKYEWLREFFPFLDPQHFVFCGRKNIAATDYLIDDNPKQLSIFKGKPLMFGAPHNQGNTDFERLENWREVEAYFLK; encoded by the coding sequence ATGAGAGAGTCAATCGGAATTGATATGGATGAAGTTTTGGCAGATACGTTCGGTGCAATTTTAGATGAATTCAATGAACGTACACAACTCGGCATCACAATCGAACAAATTATGGGTAAGAAGATATATGATATTATGCCAGAACATAAGAAAGTGATTCGTGAGATATTAGAAGCAGACGGTTTCTTCGGTCGTTTACCTGTCATCAAAGACGCCCAAGAAGTTGTAGAGAAGTTGACTGAAAAATACGATGTATATATCGTGACAGCAGCGATGGATGTACCGACTTCATTCCACGATAAGTATGAATGGCTACGCGAATTTTTCCCATTTTTAGATCCACAACATTTCGTGTTCTGTGGACGTAAAAATATTGCAGCTACTGATTATCTAATAGATGATAATCCAAAACAACTCAGTATTTTTAAAGGGAAGCCGTTGATGTTTGGTGCCCCACACAATCAGGGGAATACCGATTTCGAACGCCTTGAAAATTGGCGTGAAGTAGAAGCATACTTTTTGAAATAA
- a CDS encoding peptide MFS transporter — protein MSKHYTREEILNSTPRTGFFGHPKGLSTLFFTEFWERFSYYGMKAILAYYIYYSVAKGGFGIDQGVALQIVSMYGALIYMSGVIGGWIADRIIGTRHALFYGGILIMVGHILLSLPNNFTLLLIALLFLIIGTGLLKPNISSTVGLLYEKNDPRMDSAFTIFYMSINLGALISPLIIGWTQINVGFHAGFSIAAVGMFFGLLTYFLTNKKYLGLAGLEVPDPLTKEERAKFIKILSIIAIVVVIVCVTLGMLGQLTIANFANFVTFLGVGLPLFYFVKMLTSKKTADYERKRVYAYIPLFIASVAFWMIQEQGSTVLAQFADTKTQLDLAKVTGGLIDFHIPPAWFQSLNPLFIVAFAPLFSILWVKLGRFNPPTVIKFAIGVLLAGVSYLIMVIPLSAGVELINPFWLVASFLIVTLGELCLSPIGLSTTTKLAPEAFTAQMMSVWFLSNAMAQGINAQMVTVYTAISSNQYFLYSGSIALAIGVLLFVASPFIKNLMQGVK, from the coding sequence GCACCCTGTTCTTCACAGAGTTTTGGGAGAGATTTAGTTATTATGGTATGAAGGCCATTTTAGCTTATTACATTTATTACTCTGTCGCAAAAGGTGGCTTTGGTATCGATCAAGGTGTCGCTCTTCAAATCGTATCAATGTATGGGGCGTTAATCTATATGAGTGGTGTTATCGGCGGTTGGATTGCAGACCGTATTATCGGTACACGACATGCGCTGTTCTACGGTGGTATTTTAATTATGGTGGGGCATATTTTATTATCACTACCGAATAACTTTACACTCTTATTAATCGCATTACTTTTCTTGATTATTGGTACAGGTTTATTAAAACCAAATATTTCTTCAACAGTCGGCTTATTGTACGAAAAGAACGACCCACGTATGGATTCAGCTTTTACAATTTTTTACATGTCAATCAACTTAGGTGCATTAATTTCACCATTAATCATCGGTTGGACACAAATTAATGTTGGTTTCCATGCCGGATTCTCAATTGCAGCTGTCGGAATGTTCTTTGGACTACTTACATATTTCTTAACGAACAAAAAGTATTTAGGTTTAGCAGGGTTAGAAGTACCTGACCCATTGACTAAAGAAGAACGCGCAAAATTCATCAAAATTTTAAGCATCATTGCCATTGTTGTCGTTATTGTATGTGTGACTCTTGGTATGTTAGGTCAACTTACAATCGCCAACTTCGCTAACTTTGTTACATTCTTAGGTGTTGGTTTACCACTGTTCTATTTCGTAAAAATGCTTACAAGCAAGAAAACAGCAGACTATGAACGTAAACGTGTCTATGCATACATTCCACTGTTCATCGCATCTGTGGCATTCTGGATGATTCAAGAACAAGGTTCAACCGTATTAGCACAATTTGCGGATACAAAAACGCAACTTGACTTAGCAAAAGTAACAGGTGGTTTAATTGACTTCCACATTCCACCAGCATGGTTCCAATCATTGAATCCATTGTTCATTGTCGCTTTTGCACCTTTATTCTCAATATTATGGGTAAAACTTGGCCGCTTTAATCCACCAACTGTTATTAAATTTGCAATCGGTGTATTGTTAGCAGGTGTTTCATACTTAATCATGGTTATTCCATTGTCTGCAGGTGTAGAATTAATCAACCCATTCTGGTTAGTAGCAAGCTTCTTAATTGTAACATTAGGTGAGCTATGCTTATCACCAATCGGTTTATCAACAACAACAAAATTAGCACCTGAAGCTTTTACAGCACAGATGATGAGTGTTTGGTTCTTATCTAATGCTATGGCACAAGGTATTAACGCACAGATGGTGACAGTTTATACAGCGATTAGCTCAAATCAATACTTCCTATATTCAGGCAGTATTGCCCTTGCAATCGGTGTGTTACTATTCGTCGCATCACCATTCATTAAAAACTTAATGCAAGGTGTTAAATAA